The following are encoded in a window of Dictyostelium discoideum AX4 chromosome 6 chromosome, whole genome shotgun sequence genomic DNA:
- the ddx17 gene encoding DEAD/DEAH box helicase, which translates to MSYNSSNSGSGRYDDNRSGNSSYSSTSRGGSSYGNRSGSDRDYNRDGGSYNRDSSRDYNSSSGSGSGNGSSSYNKYPSSSSSSSSSSSTSSYGPSKGKDFQDSWGSSSTGTTNGYNGSSNGYNSSSNGYNSSNSSSSYGASNNGYNNSSGSSSSGSSGSSNGGSYNNSGSSNSNGYSKPTSNYSYSNGYTGPTTNYSSYSNGYSTPPTSTSTSSSSTTTTTTTTPSTSYNGGSTSYGYSTSGSSNGYGGYSQPPIPSYDPSSVSSYGAVTPASSSYNASVPGSSYGNSTYRSSGYGNQSYATTNSYGSSSYGSSGFYGNAKANTGSFGSALSPISWDLSKLPRFEKNFYLEHPDVSKFTQEEIEKFRASFQMTVKGREVPPPIMQFTQAPFPGYLMKEIIGAGFPNPTPIQSQAWPIALKGRDIIGLAKTGSGKTLAFLLPSIVHINAQPVLREDDGPIVLVLAPTRELALQIQEETNKFGGTSQISNTCVYGGASKHTQVAALKKGVEIVIATPGRLIDILESGKTNLRRVTYLVLDEADRMLDMGFEPQIRKIISQIRPDRQTLMFSATWPKEVQALAHDFLTDHIQVHIGSTEITANHNVRQIVEVCQDFEKKERMLSFLGSVGRDEKVIVFAETRKGVDDLQRVLQFSGFKSIGIHGNKSQPERDFVLSQFKNGMVPIMIATDVASRGLDIKDIKYVVNYDFPNTIEVYIHRIGRTARAGASGVSYSLLTTDNARLANELIKVLTEAKQKIPIELSNLSVTPSTSSNTKKFSPYPTYSKRY; encoded by the exons atgtcatataatagtagtaatagcgGTAGTGGTAGATACGACGATAATAGAAGTGGTAACTCATCATATTCTAGTACCTCTAGAGGTGGCAGTAGTTATGGTAATAGATCGGGAAGTGATAGAGATTATAACCGAGATGGTGGAAGTTATAATAGGGATTCCTCTAGAGATTATAacagtagtagtggtagtggtagtggtaatggCAGTAGTAGCTATAATAAATacccatcatcatcatcatcatcatcctcatcctcatcaacttcatcatATGGTCCATCAAAAGGTAAAGATTTCCAAGATTCATGGGGTAGTTCCAGCACAGGAACAACCAATGGATATAATGGTTCAAGTAACGGATATAATAGTTCAAGTAATGGatataatagtagtaatagtagctCAAGTTATGGTGCATCAAATAATggatataataatagtagtggtagtagtagtagtggtagtagtggtagcaGTAATGGCGGCAGTTACAAcaatagtggtagtagtaacTCAAATGGATATAGTAAACCAACATCAAATTATAGTTATTCAAATGGATACACTGGACCAACCACAAATTATAGTAGTTATTCAAATGGGTAttcaacaccaccaacatcaacatcaacatcatcgtcatcgactactacaacaacaacaacaacaccttCAACATCTTATAATGGTGGTAGTACAAGTTATGGTTATTCAACAAGTGGTAGTTCTAATGGATATGGTGGATATTCACAACCACCCATTCCATCATATGACCCATCAAGTGTTTCAAGTTATGGTGCAGTGACTCCCGCTTCTTCAAGTTATAATGCATCAGTACCAGGTAGTTCCTACGGAAATTCAACCTATCGTTCCTCAGGCTACGGTAACCAATCTTATGCAACCACCAATAGTTATGGTAGTTCCTCATATGGTTCATCAGGATTTTATGGCAATGCCAAGGCAAATACTGGTAGCTTTGGATCCGCCTTATCACCTATCAGTTGGGACTTGAGTAAATTACCAAGATTTGAAAAGAATTTCTATCTTGAGCATCCAGATGTATCCAAATTTACACAAGAAGAGATTGAAAAGTTTAGAGCATCCTTCCAAATGACCGTAAAAGGTAGAGAAGTTCCACCACCAATCATGCAATTTACCCAAGCACCATTCCCAGGTTACTTGATGAAAGAGATCATTGGTGCAGGTTTCCCAAATCCAACACCAATTCAATCCCAAGCATGGCCAATTGCATTAAAGGGTAGAGATATCATTGGTTTGGCTAAAACTGGTTCCGGTAAGACATTGGCTTTCCTTTTACCATCAATTGTTCACATTAATGCACAACCAGTACTTAGAGAAGATGATGGTCCAATCGTATTGGTATTGGCACCAACCAGAGAGTTGGCACTTCAAATTCAAGAGGAAACCAATAAATTTGGTGGAACAAgtcaaatttcaaatacaTGCGTCTATGGTGGTGCAAGTAAACACACTCAAGTCGCTGCACTTAAAAAGGGTGTTGAAATTGTTATTGCCACACCTGGTCGTTTAATTGATATCCTCGAGTCTGGTAAAACCAATCTTCGTCGTGTCACCTATTTGGTACTCGATGAAGCCGATCGTATGCTAGATATGGGTTTCGAACCACAAATTAGAAAAATCATTAGCCAAATTCGTCCAGATCGTCAAACACTTATGTTCTCTGCCACTTGGCCAAAGGAAGTTCAAGCATTGGCTCATGATTTCCTTACCGATCATATTCAAGTTCACATTGGTTCAACAGAGATCACTGCAAATCATAACGTTAGACAAATCGTTGAGGTTTGTCAAGACTTTGAAAAGAAGGAAAGAATGTTAAGTTTTTTAGGAAGTGTTGGTCGTGATGAAAAAGTTATTGTCTTTGCCGAAACTAGAAAAGGTGTCGATGATCTTCAACGTGTTTTACAATTTTCAGGTTTCAAATCAATTGGTATTCATGGTAATAAATCTCAACCAGAAAGAGATTTTGTTTTAtctcaatttaaaaatggtatGGTTCCAATTATGATTGCAACAGATGTAGCTTCTCGTGGTTTAG ATATCAAGGATATTAAATATGTAGTAAACTATGACTTCCCAAACACAATAGAAGTTTATATTCACCGTATTGGTCGTACTGCTAGAGCTGGAGCATCCGGTGTCAgttattcattattaacaACAGATAATGCACGTTTGGCTAACgaattaattaaagtatTAACTGAggcaaaacaaaaaataccAATTGAACTTTCAAATCTTTCCGTTACTCCAAGTACATCTTCAAATACGAAAAAATTTTCACCATATCCAACTTATTCAAagagatattaa